The genomic window GTTCCTACCGGCAAGCATCTAGAGGTAATAGGTGAGCAAAACTTATGATGGTGCCTGCTTTCATTGAACGGGCGGGACTGCAGGCTTGTGGGATTTAAAATGCGTATTATATCTGTGGTCATACGCAATAACCGCCTAAGTATCATCTAAAAGGATAGaacttaggcgattattgctCGTGGCCAGAGATATGAGAGCTTCCGCTCCCTTCGGTGAAAGCAACAAAAGGCATGGatctgggattcaaggggttgccaaagCAATTTATAACTTGGcccacccaattgtcaatctcagtGTTTAGAAACTACTATGCTAATGTAAGGAACTAAGTTCTTTATCAAAACTACTTCCCACTTCCCTCGTAAATTATTCTTATCATTATAGGATCACACAAGGGCTTAGAACCCGTTCTCAGTAATTTTAATGCAATGCGGCTCTTATGGCCGTGCCACAATCCAACTTTTTCATATATGCAGACGCGTTCAAAGCAGTCCCATGCATGATAAGTAGCTTGggcgtatttttatggagaatggcagATAGAGCGAAACTAGCGCGATCTGACATACAAAAGCTGTCAATCTTCGACTTTCGCTACatgtaaagcataagaagaagaattttgcTTTCACACCTTGCACTTGAAATTACTCCCGCTATTTGGTACTTTTTTAcagtttttcacaattaaaaactgtattttaacaaaacaaaaatataatagtaagtatttttcttgtacctatagtgaacatttttataacagtgcttcgcgaaattttgtatgtgaatgggaaagacaaaataagtttcaattgttatatctgaagttcctttaagggccaattaatggtgacttatccataaccagataaaacagctgatcgaaccaaccataacgctaaagccataaccatgtcatagccaaccaattggtttttggtttttcgccatatccataacctaaaaatatgtgagttggtgaatttactaactttttgtatatatatatttttttttttgatacgttttgactaagagacttattgtttgtggaatatgtttgtaattttttgcgttttcctcatttttataaaaatgtcagatgtttaaggttatggcaccattaatcgataacaatggagatggttatggacatgggtatggttacgactattgCGTTAAGGttaaaggccaaattaaacttccttaacctcaacgccatagtcgtaaccatacccatatccatatccaactccaatgtgatcgattaatggtgctttAACctgaaaatcataaaaatttcataaaaatgaagaaaccgcaaaaaaatacaaacatattccacaaaaaataagtctcttagtcaaaatgtatccaaaacagtgaataaaatctacaaaaagttattaaattcaccaattcacatatttttaggttatggatatggcgaaaaaccaaaaaccaattggttggctatggtatggttatggcgttggcgttattaatcgattacattgatttccataaggtaggttcgatcagctgttttatctggttatggttttatggttataagtcaccactAATTACactttaaggaagtttaattggccctttatatttacaaacgcaacatgttgcgtgattgtggcgatgtaactgtcatgcataagattgcgttgaacgcacctATATGAATAAGTTTATTGTGACTCGGCCATAAGGTTTTGGTTTCAGGCTCCTCGATAAAGCTGgaaacattggtgctttatcggtaaccgtatcggtaaccttataaaagctgattcgaccaaccttatggaaatcaatgcaatcgattattggtgccgctaaggtcgtaaccgtatcgtagccaaccaatcggtttttggtttaccgtcgtaacgataaacagctgattacgttagggatacgactacagcgatagacatacggcaccaatgactcccgcttaacgaGCTTCAAACTGAATATTGTTTGCGTAATATAAGCAGAAGCAAGCATTTTAATCTCTGCCTGAAATAGcgtttgaaaaaaatgttaaccCACTCTAGCAGACGcgtgcaaatattttatttatgcacaatttttatttaatttttagcaatgaaataaaaaaataagcattAAATATTGAATACAATAAAAAACGATTTGTCTAATGTTGAAAATTTAACGCAAcaattaattggaaattcattataaattcataaaattttatgtaattctactttttattttaataatctaTATTATATTATGGTggcaattaaattaattaaaatatgcggttttttttttagatatataACTGGGTGAATTTGAAATGTGTTAATCCTGTTCATACAAGAAATAGctgaacaaataaataataatataagatCAGGGGCGGATTAAAGATTTACGAGGCCCGGGACTAAAATGAATATGGGGCCCACTTAAGGGGAGCATAATGtgagcttttttttaaataaataaaaactgttataattatttttataatttattctcgcaaatattttttctttagtacttatatattaaaaactataaattattatacaaataaaaatatttttctcttGATTTTGCTCTGGCAAAGTCACTTATCAAATCATCAAACTCAATCGATCGAAGTAAATCAATTTCAATGCTTAACCTCATCAATGCGGACAACCATTCATCTAACATAGTTGattgatacatattttttattctttttaaaaccGATAATGACCTTTCAGATTCGCAGTTTGCTATTGGAATCGTAACCAAAATCCTGTAAGCGATGTAGACATTCGGGAATATTTCGATCATGTTCACATTTACAATCCAATTAAGAAGAAGTTGCAAAGGGCACAGAATTTGTTCTGTttcgttatataatttttctgTTCTATTAGAGAAAAAACCTTTTGGCTGCCGTTTCAAGCGGGGTTTAAACGGTTTGAATTCTAATAATAACTCATTTTGCAAATCATCCGAATaaacttttatcaaatttttgttttagtttcCAATTCATTTGATTTTATGAATAATTGAGTAAGAAAACtaaataagttgataatatggtTATACACTTCACTTCGGTTTTGCAACTCGCCAACAAGTTTATCTACAATAGCATAAAATGTatttatcctaaaattattaGTCGCACTTAAACTATCGACTTGTACTTCCTTGTCTGTACACTTACGagtgatttttcttttattaCAAGCAGAATATTCTCGATTTACAAAATCACTCAATTGTTTAGCTTCTTTCTCAATGTCAGAAAATTTATcacgcaaattttgaaccaaaTATACTAATGAAAGCAGCATGTTATTAGCAGAGATTAAGTCTACATTAACTTTTTGAAGATATTGACTACTCGCgtcaaatctttgaaaaatgcTATTCCAGAAAATCGCCATAAAAGCATTCTTAATCTTAACTATATGATTCAATAAAGCTAAAGCTTCTTGTCGTGTGTCACGTTTTTGATTAACATCATTTGCTAATATTTCTAAAGCCCCGTAAATACCATTGTAATATGGTATTATTTATTCGAGCTCGCGGGGTCCTCCCGCTGCTGGGGCCCGGGGCTATGGCCCCTGCTAGACCCCCTTTTAATCAGCCCCTGTATAAGATAATACAAACATAATGTAATTCATGAGGCTGGTGAGCTTGCTTATCTTTTAAGTTTGGCGAACCCACCAactgtatttctgctatgaaattATTCTCAGAAAATATTTACCTTTCTTAGAGGATGGTATTCGTAGTTGGTATAAATACAGTAGACTTCACCGTTTTGTGGTAAAAACTACCCTGTTAGGATTACTAAATACCCAGCCTAACTAGAAAATGGCACTCATTAACCTggttcgatttgtatggacgaaagttaaccgatatcgcgccatcgatttttcgataggatcgccaacgtttttacaacagttttttggaaaaaactattttttgggttttggggagtgttttagtCGAATAATTAACCCGttggccattttttttcgcaagctcgaaaataatttttttgggtatgcgtagtggaacttttttcctgaacccaaaaccATGGCTCGATATCGGTTaaaaaatcgacccagtctagtactCATACCTGCCTGTTCTGCAAAAGATTGGGCTCAGCAGGCGTCTGCCTTTAATCAAGAAGCGTACGTACATACTACTTAACTAAAATAACTTGTTTTGAATCACACTAAAACTGACTTGGTTTAACTCAGGCAAGCATCATTATAATCGTTGAAAGCATTTTGAAATGACGGAAAGATCAGTTGTTTGCACATGCAAATAAGGCGGAAGCAGGCTCGTACGTATTTGTTGTGTCTTAAGCACAGTATTTTTTATTGTGAAAcagtttaataaaattattttgtgttCGCCCCTCGAAACCAGTTACTTTTTTATACCGATTAGCAATTTTATATCGGATTTCTGGAAACAGCTAATTCTTTGCATGGTTTTTCTTTGTTGAACCGCTTACCTTTTGGATCTAATTGTTTTTTAAACAAGATACTATTTTGGAATCTGTTACTTTCTTGAAGTGAATTTTTCTAGCCGTTAACTATTTTTGATCGGTTACTTTTTGAATCAATTGACTTTCGGTACCATAACTAGTAGTGAATCAGCGAAAGACCTAGCAAAAGATTCCCGAAAACAACTCCAAAGTGGTTCAAAACTAAACTATTTAAAAACAAACCTACATTCAGTCTAAAGCCATCACGTATGtaagtttaaaaaacaaattggtacaaTTGTACCAAGAATGTATTAGAAGGGTTAAACCAGTTATGATTCTTATGTCAATCCTTTCTGAACGagtttaaggcccggttttttagTGCAAGCGTAAACTTTGGTAAACGTTGACTAGATTTGGCCGCTTTTAACTAGGGCTTCAACTCGCACTAAAAAACCAGACCCCATTGACTTAGAAATGTGTAAATATAGACTTGTATACACACCAATTAACTGTATTATTCAACAGCTTTTATAAGTTGTAAAGCTAGCTTTTTAGCTTATATGCAGATTAGATTTTTTTATTCTAATAAAAAGATATCAATTGTTTAaactaatattaatattaatattgtgatgaatattagcagcactaatggatattatcatctctaagccgatactaagcagtcactggtatgtacataaacaaatcaatcattatgtctacacatatgtacatacaagcagcggagagatacgcacaaacacatgcatatatatgagatactcacaaagcatgcaatcatctgtggaagtattactcacatatacacgcgcatatggctatgcgagaggctataaacgtgcatctgtagtttatagctggtaactaagtagtagattctagaagaagaaacgcctagaagtatgcgggCGAGACAGCAGAGGGTATAAAAGGAGCGatagctgagtaagcagcaatcagtttgatttaagcacgctatcagttgcgaagtataagtgttattgtgaagtattttcaaagtagtctaataaagcccattttgcactattgaatattggagttatttattcaacaattttgcgatacgagcgttagtagaaggtgtaaaataagcggaggttccctaaattcgttacaatatataatttttttacacaaaatacatatatatgcaaaATAGGGGGGTATTTGGCGCAATATACCTTTGAGGAGATAAGGGCCGAGCTTTCACTTGCTAAGAAGCTTGTCGTTGCAAAAACACCACTTCGAGACTTGTCAACCACTAtttacgtcttgagattgcatgcCAACATATCCTACTCAAACCGTCTCCTTTGCTTGATCACAGAACCGGCTCTCGGTTGTATGCCCAATTTGTGCAGCAATTAAAGCTTTAATCTCTCATAACACAACTTCTGAAAGTGTGTTGGAGTGTAAGAAATCTcgaacactgccttttggcggCACATACTGACATACTGTTTaattaggccttgtcagtgatagcagatgtaggaagtgttgGTTAGGGAAGGAAATGATTGGGCACGTTTATGCACGAACCCTGCGCTCGTAAGGCTAAGACACCAGCTATTAGGTAACCCAGCGAGTTAGggccttagaatatacccgcggtagttatgcctgtcgtaataggcgactaaaataccggattcaaggggtttgtatagcgcagccctttcaggttgccagcgcaatacatagcttctccaacccaattgtcaacctcacctatccgtggcgaatcctcttccgttaacagccgaggctctggccacccaaaactcctcatggatgtaagGGGTCGCACGTGGTCGTAACAAATCCTTCCCGAGAAGTTCGGGCTTGCtatcggaacgtgccggatctgcatcaggcaaaggaccatcaactcgataacactctggagtgtccttatcgctacaacaacaaccagctattaggagtggcacagctatcaaatatggaagcagcaagtggcttaggtCCCAGAAAGCCgctgtatttgccaagaggacgaagttgtGGTATAACATAGGACCTAGCTTGTGGTGGGGTTATTTAGTTTGGTCGTTTAAAAAATGCATTATGTAacttctaccttcgatggttaataaaacatcAGAAccgtccggattaattatcttaatactttatttttcagtcgtcaatccaatatttaaccggaagtccaccatcttccctttttcttcctttacagtgatgtatttttgattattctattaattagttgacatggttgcatttatgatcttacaactcggccagcctgaaactgtatcgacctcgatacattatcttaatttctatttttactgtcgcacatttcttaatctgatacaattcgctatttgtgtttaGAGTTACAGCTCGCTCTGTATTGACCttgatacattataacttaatttctatcttcactatcgtacatttcttaatctaatacctaatctaatacaattcgctatttgtgttcagagttactgctcggccaatctgacactgtaatcgacctcgatacagtataacttaatttctaacaaatattagtctggctctactgtgaaatattttctttgaaaacggctCACTAATGCCTTCGACTCAGCAAGTGTTTTGGTCGGCAACAGTAGATGTGCATTTGGCACTACATTGCCTATGCCGTCTATTATAAAATCGATGATTTCTGTTTCACATATGTTGGCCCGTTTTCCTATTGCCTGCATCAGTAGAACGTAGCAATGTAATGACTCGCTCTTTTTGTCCCACTTGCGTCTTCCCAACATCTTATAAACTTCGTTCCTCTCTATCGGCACGTCAAATTCCGTCGTAAGGGCCTTTTTTAACTCGGCATAGCTTAACGTTTTGGTGGTGGTAAGGAAAGCTTTGGCTGTTCCCACCAGGCAGCGACGATAAGCCAGCAATTTAAATCGTTTCTACTCTTGACGACTCCATTACTTCTTCCAATATTTACCATTAAGTCTATATGAGGTCCCTAGGCCTAACCCAACCAAGCTTCGCTTGATAGCTGAGTTCAATATATAAAAAGGGGGGTTCAATTCCAAATTTTTGTCGTCTGGTAACGTTGCCTTACCAAATGACACTCACTACTCGCTACTTCGCCCACTCGTTTTCAATTTGTCTCGTTGTTTTGCTAATTGTCAACTTCAAAGCAAATTCCTTCTTTTGTGAGGTTGCAAGTGGTAAGCAAATATTCGGCGCATGCTTTTTTGCAAAAACTTCCATTAAACgttgaatttattaaataatttacaaaaattttgtgtAGTAAACGGCGGCGGCAACTGCTCAAGCGTACACAAGTGCACAAATAATAACGCAATGGCGGATTTAGATGATTTCTTTGCTAAAAAAGACAAGAAAAAGTCCAAGGCCAAGCCAAAGTTTTTAACTGCTGAAGAATTGGTGAAAAAATTAGAGCGCGAGGCGGCAGCAGCAGCGGCAAATAAACCAAAAAAGGTGGAAGCTACCAACATTGCACCGGTAGCGGCTATTCCTCCTAGTGACGGCGTTACTGAGGAAGCAATTGCTGTGAAGCCACCAGTGGAACAGGTAAGGGATGTTGACGTTTTGATTGCGTGAGTAACTTTTTgggaaatttgttttttgttgcacatCGGTAGGCACCCGAAGAAGAATGGGATGATTTTGAACAAGAGCAACGTAAAGATTATACTGgcttgaaaattggtcaactaaCATTAAACGATGATGAAGATGAGAGTacaggagagggtgaagaagacgAAGCTGATAGTGAAGAAAATGTAAGTGCTGAAACTACTACCACAAAACGTAGTGGCGGCGGTCCATGGAAAAAAGTTATACCAGCCGAGGAAGTAACTCAAATTCCAATGGATAAACCTTCATCAAAACTCTATATATCACCTGCATTACGAGCAGCAGTAAGTATTATGCAAAAAATATGCCACGTCTATTTTGCAAACTAACAATTGGTAACAGGGACTATTCAAATATTATATGATCAGTTTTGCTAAGCGTACATGGAATTGGACTTAATTAGTGATTGTAACTGCTTAAATTTATTAAGGTTGCAACAGCTTATTTTTATTTACGCGTAATATGAAATCGTCTAGCCACAGGACGTCGTCTATCCACCCAATCTCTTAAATCCAGTGACCCCGTCTTGCATTAGTGTATATTACCAGAGGGTTAAAAGTCTCTAGCCAAATGGTTACAGAATTATTATTCTAATTTTGCTTATATATTCTTCAAAAAGTGCTGGCTAACATGGCCACCTCGTCCTCGCAGAGAAGACCGCCACAGGAGTATTGCGGTATTCAAGCGGCTGCGTACAGCAACGCTTTATAGCTTCTCTACCCCAATTCTTAACCTCACCTATGCATAGAAAAATAGGTTTTACAGAAGGTTCGACGAGGTCCAAATCATCGTTTGGTCTAGTAACTGAATGGTTCTATAGTGTAGAACGTACCTGATCAATTTCCAGAGGAGGACCATTATTATTGATAAAATAATTCTGTAGGTACCTATTGCGcccccgtttattgtgcagaagaTCATTCCTCTATTCGGTCCGCCAACATCTTACCCCTGCTGTATCCGCCCGTATGTTAGAATGCcttagatcgtggtgggcattgaaatcgcctaagacaaTGCGATAATCGCCAGGTagtagtgcgctgatgtcagggccgtatgcactggggcaacaggtgacaggagagatgtagatgttgatgatttctaagtttACACGCCTGACCGGAATGCCGCCGCTGAGACCAGAACAGCTAGGAAAGTGGCATCGggcaaggcaggagctgcattgggagatgtccaaacatatatattctgtgctgtcaaacggtgcaaaaggtggtagggactaagagtgtgtttccctgacctgcTCGCATGGTAGTGccggaaagagggggagaagaagacggggacggcgcttcccaaggcagtcggttctatgtaccggaggcactcgggatttttcccgaccaaggactgtcatttcagtgtaaccccatttaatttgtttcgtccctcccacaaattgtcatcctcccagcagctccttgcagcaggactgctccatattctcttgctccgggaaggtatcgaatccaatccgggtccgtctcctgacctcggtcctgagaaatggttttgctgcatctgccggaaaaaaatctttttaggacggtcatactctgttcagtgtgtctcgtgtaagggatggttgcatcggacaggttgttctgggcttgatcccaaaacccgacgtccacgtaacttttataaatcttttgtggctccttgctgttcacgcccaagggcgtcccgtagtctacgtctaagcgcccccccccattaccttccagcagccccgctgctcagcaagccacaacaagtacccgctgctgctcgcgccttacggcgccaacaactcaaacagctgctaccactcataactacaatcttcgtagtagagtcggaagcaatgctgagcaacagcccctgcccccgtcttctccccccctcttttccggcagcaatcgtgtaggtcagggaaacagactcttagtccctacctccgtttgcaccgtttgccagcacagaatatatatgtttgcgacatccgcccaatgcagctcctgcctcgggtggtgccactttcctagatgttctggtctccgcgacggcaacccctcggcgggtttcatcgcgccatgttgccaggtcgcaaacccaaatcatccgggtaccccaatgcttgcccaaggacgcccagtcccagggccacaacagcaattgcgtcctggccttcctgaacccaggcgtagtcacccgtcacttacccccagagtggcgacgtctcccctcatgcacttcagaattctgcagttaaactgtaatggactaactgggaagattacggagatagtcaatttcatgaagcggcacaacatccgcattgctgcgattcaagagactaaactcacagcacgatctgcattgcagtcctgctctgggtataatgtccacagaaaagatcgcgagagcggaaatggaggcggcctcgcgtttataatacaccactctgtgcaatatcacatatttgatcctggcatcgaccgcagggacaacgtcttagaacgtcaaggcctatctgtccggtcaggcgatgcaaacctagaaatcatcaacatctacatcccccctgccacctgttgccccggtggataccaccctaatattagagccttactcactggaaacaatcgcattattttaggcgacttcaatgcccatcatgatctatggcattcaaatttgcgggcggacagtaggggcgagatgttggcggatcaaatagaagaaacgacgttctgcacaataaacggagacgcccccacacgtatggtaggaagctgtcacagttcgccagatatctcaatcgtgagcgcagaactcgtaaactgcgtcaactggcagccgatggtatcattggcatccgaccacctgcctatacttgtttcgctcgagcgtaccgccgacttcatcgtcaccgaaaaacgcactttcataaactttaaaaaaggaaagtggggagaatataaatcctttacagacaacctctttgctgccctccctatcccgactgatgcccgccaaggggagcgtgcctttcgcaaggtcattgaatccgcctcggcacgtttcattcccgccgggagaattcccgaaattcggccccacttcccggcggaggccgcaaacttagcgagagaacgtgaccttataaggcagcttgatccaggcgacccccaaataagggatataaaccaacgcatcagattgcttgtggatgaacacaagcgggcgaaatgggaggagcacctaagaggttgtaacctctctaccggtgtgggtaaactttggtccaccgtaaagtccctatcgaatccgactaagcacaaagacaaagtttccatcgcctttggcgacaaagtgctgtcggatgcgaaaaaatgcgcgagcgctttctgccgacaatatataatgcattctacggtcgacaaagttagacggagggccaacagacacgcacataaacacaaattcagcgcgtcaccaatcaccatcaccgctaaagaggttgaggacgccattggtcgcgctaaaccatccaaagcagtgggcccagacggcatagccatgccgatgcttaaaagcctagggaaagagggtttcaaatatttagcgcaggtcttcaacctgtctcttttcacctttgtcatacccgagaaatggagaatggccaaggtggtcccgctactaaagcctggtaaaccagctaacataggagagtcgtatcgtccgatatctctcctatcgccagtagcaaagacgctcgaagccattttgctcccttatttccaagcaaatttgcaactagcctcccatcagcatggcttcagaaaactccatagcactacctccgcgctaaatgccattagtacccagataaattgcggtttaaatcaaaacccccaccatagaacagtactcgtagcgctagacctatcaaaagcttttgatacggtcaaccacggctcgttactgcaagacctggaagggtctacccttcc from Eurosta solidaginis isolate ZX-2024a chromosome 3, ASM4086904v1, whole genome shotgun sequence includes these protein-coding regions:
- the LOC137245053 gene encoding protein CDV3 homolog, which produces MADLDDFFAKKDKKKSKAKPKFLTAEELVKKLEREAAAAAANKPKKVEATNIAPVAAIPPSDGVTEEAIAVKPPVEQAPEEEWDDFEQEQRKDYTGLKIGQLTLNDDEDESTGEGEEDEADSEENVSAETTTTKRSGGGPWKKVIPAEEVTQIPMDKPSSKLYISPALRAAQAAAAAAPRIKPRNRAAPDITNAEYFPSLSAARPEEQRKKKNEPAFEEVKHGGRVQRIHEPTAAPVSMANRFQSLDEDDS